GTCCGGGCCCGGTCACCGAGGACGCGCCAGCTGGGATGCCCGATGGCGTCGACCAGCACCAGCGACGAGACCCGTTCGGGGTGGTCATGAGCCAGCTTGATCGCCACGCCACCGCCGAAGGAGTGGCCGACCAGCGAGACGGGCTCGTCCACCGCCAGGACCGTCAACCAGGCATCCAGCCACTCGGCGTAGCCGGCGAAGGAGACCGCCTCTCGGGGCAGGTCGGCGGTCCCTCCGAAGCCCGGAAGGGCCGGGGCGTAGACCCGGTACCCGAGGTTGACGATCCGCTTGAGGGCCCGCTTGTAGGCATGTTGTCCCAGCGCCCAGCCGTGCAGGAAGACCACCGGTCGCCCTCTCCCGGCGACGCCGTAGTACGCGGGACGGCCGGACACGGTGGTGTGCTCCCAGTCGAGATGGCCGCGCCGGCCCGTCTGGGGCTCGGGCCCGTCGGCGAGACGAGCTGGCGTGCTCGCCAGCGCCGGGAAGAGCACCCACGGCAGCTGCGTGAACGGCCTCGTCGTCACCGCGGCCAGACGGCCGGCGGCGGCCCAGGATCGGGCCACGGCGCGAGGGCCGATCCTTATCGGCGTGCTCCAGGTCACGAGGGTCGAGGACACCCGGGCGAGCGGTGACGCCGCCTGGGCCCTATCCGGCCCTCCCCGTCCCTGCCAGCATGCCCTTGCGCTCCACCTCGTTCAGGCCGCCCCAGATCCCATGCGGCTCCCGGATGCGGATGGCGTAGTCCAGGCACTCTCTCCGAACGGTGCAGGTCGCGCAGATGGCCTTGGCGCGGGCCTCACGGACATTGCGCTCGTCCTTGCGCTCGAAGTGCGAGGGTGGGAAGAACACCGAGGCCTGCGGTCCCCGACAGGCTGCCCGCACCTGCCACGCCTCTTCGACTCGTTGAACGCTCACGACTCCCCCTCTCTGAGCATCGACCCTACCGCTGGCGCGCCCGGTCAACAAGGGTCTTGTGGGAAGAAAGGCCACTGACCAGGGAGTTTGCCGGCGGCGGGCGAAGGCTAGTGTGCCAATTGCATGGATATCGCCGGCTTCTGCACCCAGAGCTCGGTCATCATCGTCGCTGGCAAGGGCGGGGTCGGGAAGACGACGGTGAGCGCCGCCCTGGCCCGCACGGCCGCCCGCAGCGGGTTGTCGGTCCTGATCGTGGAGCTGGAGGGCAAGAGCGGGCTGACGGCGGCGCTGGGCCATCCCGAGCTGCTGACCTACGACGAGGTCGTGCTCAGCCCCGAGGGCGTCGGGGCCGCCCACGGTGGGCCGATGGGCGAGATCCGGGCCAGGACCCTCA
The DNA window shown above is from Acidimicrobiales bacterium and carries:
- a CDS encoding alpha/beta hydrolase codes for the protein MARSWAAAGRLAAVTTRPFTQLPWVLFPALASTPARLADGPEPQTGRRGHLDWEHTTVSGRPAYYGVAGRGRPVVFLHGWALGQHAYKRALKRIVNLGYRVYAPALPGFGGTADLPREAVSFAGYAEWLDAWLTVLAVDEPVSLVGHSFGGGVAIKLAHDHPERVSSLVLVDAIGHPSWRVLGDRARTLSERPLWEWGLRVPLDLLPRLSPRHVRSILEDALPNVVRNPLALWRVALLVRACDLTPELTELGRRGLPATAIWGAGDRVVPRASFDGLCAALGSRGAIVEGSHSWPLTDPDAFAETVAAAFEVSERAAGRLRRPA
- a CDS encoding WhiB family transcriptional regulator; protein product: MSVQRVEEAWQVRAACRGPQASVFFPPSHFERKDERNVREARAKAICATCTVRRECLDYAIRIREPHGIWGGLNEVERKGMLAGTGRAG